From a region of the Lactuca sativa cultivar Salinas chromosome 4, Lsat_Salinas_v11, whole genome shotgun sequence genome:
- the LOC128133822 gene encoding uncharacterized protein LOC128133822, producing MPPVPAWPVDINEDIPTQMVDINLQKIQCESIFKNKELLKRCTGKKCLREGFQTRTSRSTKSRYEAVCVLKNCSWLLRAKAIKNTDGLFQVNKFVDVHTCSSTLLQPNHRQANKYVLGEYVADVLAEDYSRVYRGKEIVNDMNAQLNINISYHQAWRAKQYALLSLRGTKEDSFTKLPAYCHNLAKHNPGTVTHIKTDADDRFEFLYVALGCSVRAFVNFCKPTLVVDGAHLKGEFKGTMLLAVTKDGQNQILPVAYGICKNECTDSWTWFFQKLRDCIGNMQELTIISDRSPSIATSVANIFPHAHHGICGVHLYFNIVSRLGKSKTVKGIFWEACRAYTVDAFDAAMDVMKKDKRTSMGVLKKYKSRNLVNGTF from the exons atgccccctgtaccagcatggccagttgatattaatgaagatatcccaacacagatggtagacattaatcttcaaaagattcaatgtgagagtatatttaaaaacaaagaacttttaaagcgATGTACTggtaaaaaatgtcttcgagaaggtttccagacgaggacaagtagatccaccaaatcaaggtatgaagctgtgtgtgttttgaaaaattgttcttggttactaagagcaaaagcaattaaaaatactgatggacttttccaagtgaataaatttgttgatgtacacacatgttcttcaacattgttgcaacctaatcatcgacaagcaaacaaatatgttttgggtgaatatgttgctgatgttttggctgaagactatagtagagtttatcggggaaaagaaattgttaatgatatgaatgctcaattgaatatcaatatctcataccatcaggcatggcgtgcgaagcaatatgcattgttgtcgttaaggggtacgaaagaggattcttttaccaaacttccggcgtattgtcacaacttggccaaacataatccgggtactgtcacacatattaaaacagatgctgatgaccggtttgagtttttgtacgtcgcactcggttgctcg gtacgagcttttgtcaatttttgtaagccgaccctagtagtagatggagctcacctaaagggcgagttcaaaggtaccatgctacttgcagttactaaggacggacaaaatcaaatattaccggttgcatatggtatatgcaaaaatgagtgtactgattcttggacatggttttttcaaaaactacgtgattgcataggaaatatgcaggagcttacaattatatctgataggtctccatctatagcaacatccgttgccaacatttttcctcacgctcatcatggaatatgtggtgtccatttgtatttcaacatagtatctagattgggcaagagtaagacggttaaaggaattttttgggaggcgtgtagggcgtacacagttgatgcttttgatgctgccatggatgttatgaaaaaagacaaaagaaccagtatgggagtacttaaaaagtataaatccagaaacctggtcaatggcacattttaa
- the LOC111878520 gene encoding protein BPS1, chloroplastic: MSRSEGPHRGFLPIGNPFKMMMPKTSHLPSTFLTTFEKNLAKRFQQLKPNHPNDVITFSWMKSALSSICDTLDDVRKLIVDLELPICSWDIKWVDMYLDNSLNLLDFCSAFGTDIVRQRFGYVMLKCALLDLDSDNPQKLMKASSSLHEWRQYHNSYHNSKLQDCCDVISKLEQTLNLPKIKNIPKAKDLVRAMYGLKVQTMFIFSTFVAAFSTFPRVLVELQVPKLYLWQESFTELQVVVNGEIKNVYSSNGVSPLMELRRIEENVKKLYPLLHEGLGDVKDEDFKSYCSELMENNEKFLIGLDEIKSEMDRFFKVVVSGRMALLDNFQQQPPRSGVQQVRM, translated from the coding sequence ATGAGTCGCTCAGAGGGACCTCACCGAGGATTTCTCCCGATTGGGAATCCCTTCAAGATGATGATGCCCAAAACTTCTCATCTCCCATCAACATTCCTAACTACATTCGAGAAAAATCTGGCCAAAAGATTTCAACAATTAAAGCCAAATCATCCAAACGATGTCATCAccttttcatggatgaaatccgCATTGTCTTCAATTTGTGATACACTTGATGATGTAAGGAAACTCATTGTAGATCTAGAGCTTCCAATATGCAGCTGGGATATAAAATGGGTGGATATGTATTTAGACAACAGtttaaatttacttgatttttgCAGTGCTTTTGGAACTGATATCGTGAGGCAAAGATTCGGTTACGTGATGCTAAAATGTGCATTACTTGATCTTGATTCAGATAACCCACAAAAGCTAATGAAAGCATCTTCTTCGCTTCATGAATGGAGACAATATCACAACTCTTATCACAACTCAAAGCTACAAGATTGTTGTGATGTTATATCCAAGCTTGAACAAACACTCAACTTGCCCAAAATCAAGAACATACCCAAAGCCAAAGACTTGGTTCGAGCCATGTATGGACTCAAGGTTCAGACCATGTTCATCTTTTCCACATTCGTGGCTGCATTTTCAACTTTCCCTAGGGTTCTTGTCGAGTTGCAGGTTCCTAAACTGTATTTATGGCAAGAATCTTTTACAGAGTTGCAGGTGGTTGTCAATGGTGAAATCAAGAATGTATATAGTTCGAATGGGGTTTCTCCATTGATGGAGCTTCGAAGAATTGAGGAAAATGTGAAGAAGTTGTACCCTTTGCTTCATGAGGGTCTGGGTGATGTTAAAGATGAAGATTTCAAGAGTTATTGTTCTGAATTGATGGAGAATAATGAGAAGTTTTTGATTGGGTTGGATGAGATCAAATCAGAAATGGATCGATTTTTTAAAGTTGTGGTGAGTGGTCGGATGGCGTTGTTGGATAATTTTCAACAGCAACCACCAAGGAGTGGGGTCCAACAGGTTAGAATGTGA